One part of the Salmo salar chromosome ssa10, Ssal_v3.1, whole genome shotgun sequence genome encodes these proteins:
- the LOC106561558 gene encoding carboxypeptidase A1 isoform X1: MKVLLVLAALSVAIIGKETFEGHQVLRITGKDEFQHSLLKDMAEMEHLQLDVWMEPIDLSTPVDIRVPFTSLQTVKAFLETEDIPYSVMVKDLQVLLDEENEQRLSAARATEPRTTDDYDYTNYHNGDEIYSFQDMLVAENPKLVSKIVIGQSYEGRPLNVLKFSTGGTNRRGIWINTGIHSREWITQASGTWFAKKIVTDYGRDAALTAILDNMDIFLEIVTNPDGYNYSHKTNRMWRKTRKPNPGSSCDGTDLNRNWDAGFGTAGSSGNPCDQTYRGPKAHSESEVKSIMDFVKSHGNLKAFIDIHSYSQRLMYPYGYTATPCNDQRELHDLARKAITDLASLYGTSFRYGSVMTTIYQASGISIDWSYNQGIKYSYTFELRDTGHYGFILPANQILPTAKEAWLALMAIMEHTKDNTN, translated from the exons ATGAAGGTGCTGCTCGTCTTGGCTGCACTGTCTGTGGCCATTATCGGCAAGGAGACCTTTGAGGG GCACCAGGTGCTTCGTATCACTGGGAAGGATGAGTTCCAGCACTCTCTCCTGAAGGACATGGCTGAGATGGAACATCTCCAG tTGGATGTGTGGATGGAGCCCATTGACCTCTCCACTCCTGTGGACATCAGAGTTCCCTTCACCAGCCTGCAGACCGTCAAGGCTTTCCTGGAGACTGAAGACATCCCGTACTCCGTCATGGTCAAGGACCTACAG GTTTTGTTGGACGAGGAGAATGAGCAGCGGCTGAGTGCTGCACGTGCCACTGAGCCCAGAACCACAGATGACTACGACTACACCAACTACCACAACGGGGATGAG atctACAGTTTTCAGGACATGCTGGTGGCTGAGAACCCCAAACTGGTCAGCAAGATCGTGATTGGTCAGAGCTATGAGGGCCGCCCTCTGAATGTGCTCAAA TTTAGCACTGGTGGCACCAACCGTCGTGGCATCTGGATTAACACTGGAATCCACTCCAGAGAATGGATCACTCAGGCTAGTGGCACCTGGTTCGCCAAGAAG ATTGTGACTGACTACGGACGTGACGCCGCACTCACTGCCATTCTGGACAACATGGATATCTTCCTGGAGATTGTGACCAACCCAGATGGCTACAACTACAGCCACAAAACT AACCGTATGTGGCGTAAGACCAGGAAGCCCAACCCTGGCTCTTCCTGTGATGGAACTGACCTCAACAGAAACTGGGATGCTGGTTTTGGAA CCGCTGGCTCTAGCGGTAACCCCTGCGATCAGACTTACCGCGGGCCCAAGGCTCACTCAGAGTCTGAGGTGAAGTCCATTATGGACTTTGTTAAGTCTCATGGCAACCTGAAGGCCTTCATCGACATCCACAGCTACTCCCAGAGGCTCATGTACCCCTACGGCTACACTGCAACCCCTTGCAACGACCAGAGAGAACTG CACGACCTGGCTAGGAAGGCCATCACTGATCTGGCTAGCCTGTACGGAACTTCCTTCAGATACGGCAGCGTCATGACCACCATAT ACCAAGCCAGTGGCATCAGTATTGACTGGTCCTACAACCAGGGCATCAAGTACTCCTACACCTTCGAGCTGAGAGACACCGGTCACTATGGTTTCATCCTGCCAGCCAACCAGATCCTCCCTACTGCCAAGGAGGCTTGGCTGGCTCTGATGGCCATCATGGAGCACACCAAGGACAACACCAACTAG
- the LOC106561558 gene encoding carboxypeptidase A1 isoform X2: protein MAEMEHLQLDVWMEPIDLSTPVDIRVPFTSLQTVKAFLETEDIPYSVMVKDLQVLLDEENEQRLSAARATEPRTTDDYDYTNYHNGDEIYSFQDMLVAENPKLVSKIVIGQSYEGRPLNVLKFSTGGTNRRGIWINTGIHSREWITQASGTWFAKKIVTDYGRDAALTAILDNMDIFLEIVTNPDGYNYSHKTNRMWRKTRKPNPGSSCDGTDLNRNWDAGFGTAGSSGNPCDQTYRGPKAHSESEVKSIMDFVKSHGNLKAFIDIHSYSQRLMYPYGYTATPCNDQRELHDLARKAITDLASLYGTSFRYGSVMTTIYQASGISIDWSYNQGIKYSYTFELRDTGHYGFILPANQILPTAKEAWLALMAIMEHTKDNTN from the exons ATGGCTGAGATGGAACATCTCCAG tTGGATGTGTGGATGGAGCCCATTGACCTCTCCACTCCTGTGGACATCAGAGTTCCCTTCACCAGCCTGCAGACCGTCAAGGCTTTCCTGGAGACTGAAGACATCCCGTACTCCGTCATGGTCAAGGACCTACAG GTTTTGTTGGACGAGGAGAATGAGCAGCGGCTGAGTGCTGCACGTGCCACTGAGCCCAGAACCACAGATGACTACGACTACACCAACTACCACAACGGGGATGAG atctACAGTTTTCAGGACATGCTGGTGGCTGAGAACCCCAAACTGGTCAGCAAGATCGTGATTGGTCAGAGCTATGAGGGCCGCCCTCTGAATGTGCTCAAA TTTAGCACTGGTGGCACCAACCGTCGTGGCATCTGGATTAACACTGGAATCCACTCCAGAGAATGGATCACTCAGGCTAGTGGCACCTGGTTCGCCAAGAAG ATTGTGACTGACTACGGACGTGACGCCGCACTCACTGCCATTCTGGACAACATGGATATCTTCCTGGAGATTGTGACCAACCCAGATGGCTACAACTACAGCCACAAAACT AACCGTATGTGGCGTAAGACCAGGAAGCCCAACCCTGGCTCTTCCTGTGATGGAACTGACCTCAACAGAAACTGGGATGCTGGTTTTGGAA CCGCTGGCTCTAGCGGTAACCCCTGCGATCAGACTTACCGCGGGCCCAAGGCTCACTCAGAGTCTGAGGTGAAGTCCATTATGGACTTTGTTAAGTCTCATGGCAACCTGAAGGCCTTCATCGACATCCACAGCTACTCCCAGAGGCTCATGTACCCCTACGGCTACACTGCAACCCCTTGCAACGACCAGAGAGAACTG CACGACCTGGCTAGGAAGGCCATCACTGATCTGGCTAGCCTGTACGGAACTTCCTTCAGATACGGCAGCGTCATGACCACCATAT ACCAAGCCAGTGGCATCAGTATTGACTGGTCCTACAACCAGGGCATCAAGTACTCCTACACCTTCGAGCTGAGAGACACCGGTCACTATGGTTTCATCCTGCCAGCCAACCAGATCCTCCCTACTGCCAAGGAGGCTTGGCTGGCTCTGATGGCCATCATGGAGCACACCAAGGACAACACCAACTAG
- the cep41 gene encoding centrosomal protein of 41 kDa isoform X2, which produces MKRRIPQNPKYQHVRTRLDTGCSLTKYVERLEEIKKNYRYRKDELFKRLKVTTFAQLVIQVASVSDLNESVSDGETPRLEADMERLSEQTNGSPLPTPTPAQFFHNNNDVGDAGYSPRSTLQSVISGVGELDLDKNGQKTVTLTTVSSPRLPDGPYPDCPYLLLDVRDREQYDQCHIISAYSYPIATLSRTMNPYTKEVLDYKNVSGKIIIVYDEDERMAAQAATAMCERGFQNLFMLSGGLKVIAQKFPEGMTTGTIPVSCLPSPKATADRKRYTHRQVFMPADRKWRFTSDDMANIQAHLEEMLVPSDTNSRFSSRMSTSSAQSKASSARSLRTSSLAGSETARSQSSRPWK; this is translated from the exons ATGAAAAGGAGAATACCTCAGAACCCCAAATATCAACATGTGAGAACAAGGCTAGACACAG GATGCAGCCTGACGAAGTATGTGGAGAGGCTGGAGGAGATAAAGAAAA ATTACAGGTACAGAAAGGATGAACTCTTCAAAAGGCTTAAAGTTACAACATTTGCACAGTTG GTAATTCAGGTAGCATCGGTTTCGGACCTGAATGAAAGTGTGAGTGATGGCGAAACACCAAGGCTGGAAG CCGACATGGAGCGTCTGTCTGAGCAGACCAACGGTTCCCCCCTGCCTACGCCCACACCCGCTCAGTTCTTCCACAACAACAATGACGTGGGGGACGCTGGCTACTCCCCCAGGTCGACACTTCAAAG TGTAATAAGTGGGGTGGGAGAGCTGGACCTGGATAAGAACGGTCAGAAGACAGTGACTCTGACAACCGTGTCCAGCCCTCGGCTTCCAGATGGACCCTACCCagactgcccctacctgctgctGGACGTCAGGGACAGAGAGCAGTACGACCAGTGTCACATCATCAGCG CATACAGTTACCCCATCGCAACCCTCTCAAGAACAATGAATCCCTACACCAAGGAGGTGCTGGATTAT AAAAATGTTTCTGGTAAGATCATCATCGTATATGATGAGGATGAGAGGATGGCTGCCCAGGCAGCCACTGCCATGTGTGAGCGGGGCTTCCAGAACCTCTTCATGCTATCTGGAG gtCTGAAGGTGATTGCGCAGAAGTTTCCAGAGGGGATGACAACAGGCACCATCCCGGTGTCGTGCCTCCCGTCTCCCAAGGCGACAGCGGACAGGAAGCGCTACACCCACAGACAGGTTTTCATGCCAGCCGATAGGAAGTGGAGGTTCACCTCGGACGACATGGCCAACATCCAGGCACACTTGGAGGAGATGCTCGTTCCCTCAGACACCAACA GCCGGTTCAGCAGCCGCATGTCCACCAGCAGTGCCCAGTCCAAAGCGTCCAGTGCGCGGAGTCTACGCACTTCCTCTCTAGCCGGCTCTGAAACCGCCAGATCCCAGAGCAGCCGACCGTGGAAATAA
- the cep41 gene encoding centrosomal protein of 41 kDa isoform X1, whose amino-acid sequence MSTKSSIGKTEYMKRRIPQNPKYQHVRTRLDTGCSLTKYVERLEEIKKNYRYRKDELFKRLKVTTFAQLVIQVASVSDLNESVSDGETPRLEADMERLSEQTNGSPLPTPTPAQFFHNNNDVGDAGYSPRSTLQSVISGVGELDLDKNGQKTVTLTTVSSPRLPDGPYPDCPYLLLDVRDREQYDQCHIISAYSYPIATLSRTMNPYTKEVLDYKNVSGKIIIVYDEDERMAAQAATAMCERGFQNLFMLSGGLKVIAQKFPEGMTTGTIPVSCLPSPKATADRKRYTHRQVFMPADRKWRFTSDDMANIQAHLEEMLVPSDTNSRFSSRMSTSSAQSKASSARSLRTSSLAGSETARSQSSRPWK is encoded by the exons ATGTCGACCAAGAGCAGTATCGGTAAGACGGAG TACATGAAAAGGAGAATACCTCAGAACCCCAAATATCAACATGTGAGAACAAGGCTAGACACAG GATGCAGCCTGACGAAGTATGTGGAGAGGCTGGAGGAGATAAAGAAAA ATTACAGGTACAGAAAGGATGAACTCTTCAAAAGGCTTAAAGTTACAACATTTGCACAGTTG GTAATTCAGGTAGCATCGGTTTCGGACCTGAATGAAAGTGTGAGTGATGGCGAAACACCAAGGCTGGAAG CCGACATGGAGCGTCTGTCTGAGCAGACCAACGGTTCCCCCCTGCCTACGCCCACACCCGCTCAGTTCTTCCACAACAACAATGACGTGGGGGACGCTGGCTACTCCCCCAGGTCGACACTTCAAAG TGTAATAAGTGGGGTGGGAGAGCTGGACCTGGATAAGAACGGTCAGAAGACAGTGACTCTGACAACCGTGTCCAGCCCTCGGCTTCCAGATGGACCCTACCCagactgcccctacctgctgctGGACGTCAGGGACAGAGAGCAGTACGACCAGTGTCACATCATCAGCG CATACAGTTACCCCATCGCAACCCTCTCAAGAACAATGAATCCCTACACCAAGGAGGTGCTGGATTAT AAAAATGTTTCTGGTAAGATCATCATCGTATATGATGAGGATGAGAGGATGGCTGCCCAGGCAGCCACTGCCATGTGTGAGCGGGGCTTCCAGAACCTCTTCATGCTATCTGGAG gtCTGAAGGTGATTGCGCAGAAGTTTCCAGAGGGGATGACAACAGGCACCATCCCGGTGTCGTGCCTCCCGTCTCCCAAGGCGACAGCGGACAGGAAGCGCTACACCCACAGACAGGTTTTCATGCCAGCCGATAGGAAGTGGAGGTTCACCTCGGACGACATGGCCAACATCCAGGCACACTTGGAGGAGATGCTCGTTCCCTCAGACACCAACA GCCGGTTCAGCAGCCGCATGTCCACCAGCAGTGCCCAGTCCAAAGCGTCCAGTGCGCGGAGTCTACGCACTTCCTCTCTAGCCGGCTCTGAAACCGCCAGATCCCAGAGCAGCCGACCGTGGAAATAA